Genomic DNA from Torulaspora delbrueckii CBS 1146 chromosome 8, complete genome:
ATCATGCTGTCAATGATTTTCCTCTCAGCGAAGCACAATGGGAGACCATGCGCGAAGGATGTGTAAAAGTGCGTCATTTGGACTTGTCATATAACCTTCTCTCTGACTTTCATCAAACGTGCGTGTTGTTGACACATTTTGATAACCTTGAATCTGTTGATCTATCACGTAACGTTTTCACAAACGGTTGGGATGTGCTGGATGATTTTATCTTTCCTGGAGTAAGAGAGCTAATAATGACTGGCAATGAACTCGGTATAGAGCcacttcaaaagattatAGGTTGCTTTCcaaatcttgaaagtttaGATCTCAGTTGGAACCAATTAACCAAGCTTAACGAGAAACCGGTTTCTTTCCCGTCCACACTGAAAACTTTAGGACTCAATGGCAATTTCATGACCCACGTACCCACGAGTGTTTCtgatctttctcttcagaCGTTGCACTTGTCGCATAACCTGTTATCAAATGTCGACCCAATTATCACACCTTCCCTTCGGCATTTAGACTTGTCTTTTAATAAGATAGATGACTGGGAAACGCTGGATCTACTGAATGATAGAATTCCCAAGCTTCTATCGTTGAGAATAAATAACAACCCCATTAGTGCAAACGATCAGCTGGACTCTGTATTTCACATAATGGTCGCaagattccaagaaatcgaaGTCTTAGATGATTCAATACTTTCGAAGAAAGTGCGAGATGATGCCGAATTGTATTTTGTCTCGAAAGTCATTAAAGGTGAGGTGAATTACAATACGAAGCTTAGGCGATGGAAGACATTACAAAAAAAGTACTCCTTGCAAacaaaagatgaaagaatAGAGAAAATAAGCTGGCTAGAGTCTTTGATTATTACTGTTCGGGCAATCGatgaaaattcaaaagcCGCAATCGAATGTACTCTTCTCACCAACTTCACCGTTAGACACTCAAAAAAAATCATATGCCGAAAACTGGGCTTAAGTTTATTTGATCACAAGCTTCATTTGGCTATAACCCCTGAGGTCCTGCAAGTAATGAGTTTCGAGTTTAGGCCTATCAGCTCTTATGGCGTTTCAGATAATAGCATAATTTATGTGAAACGAAAGTCATGCACGCAGGATAGTGTGAAGATTTGTTCGTAATTAAAGGTATATGTATAACCTGCTAATGCTCTACTCGACGTTGAAAGTCCATAACGGGTCTCCGAGGTGATGAATCATTTCAACACCATGTCCCTTATTTACAGATTTTATTTCCTCTGTACTCATCATCAGTTTTCCGATAGCCAAGGCACTGTCTTTATTTTCAGCGTTGATCACGACTATTGATTCCTCTTCGAAACCTGGGGCATCTGGAAGTGCGGCACCAGGCGACGTCAGACCAGGACACATGATGTTAGCACCGGAAAGAACAAACTTGATTGCGCCTCTGTCGACTTGAACTGTTGGGTAAGCCGCCGGGAATTTGTGAACCAGTTTAAGCGTTGGGATCAGCTCAtcgaatttttggaaaaaaAGCACTTCGCCGTCAACAGCATATAGCTGAATCTTATCCTCACACTTTATCAATTCAATTTGACTTTTCTTGGGAATTAGTTCATCAATGACTTCTTCTAATTGTGGATATTGGTTGACCAATTTGGTCTTTAGAGTTCTTTGAATAGAGGATTTAACCTTTGAACGGGAATGAACGTCGTCCTTTGTGAAtctttattcaat
This window encodes:
- the PAC2 gene encoding Pac2p (similar to Saccharomyces cerevisiae PAC2 (YER007W); ancestral locus Anc_7.151), giving the protein MGFQIGDRLKIGDHICTVKFVGKLPKWPDSHAYGVEWDDPSRGKNSGTFQGQSYFETLKFNSGSFFKDSRLEEIASRGVSFYEAYSRKFRGSAEEFNEIRLGSRVIEAPGFEKVENRYRNRNSLERAILDHHAVNDFPLSEAQWETMREGCVKVRHLDLSYNLLSDFHQTCVLLTHFDNLESVDLSRNVFTNGWDVLDDFIFPGVRELIMTGNELGIEPLQKIIGCFPNLESLDLSWNQLTKLNEKPVSFPSTLKTLGLNGNFMTHVPTSVSDLSLQTLHLSHNLLSNVDPIITPSLRHLDLSFNKIDDWETLDLLNDRIPKLLSLRINNNPISANDQLDSVFHIMVARFQEIEVLDDSILSKKVRDDAELYFVSKVIKGEVNYNTKLRRWKTLQKKYSLQTKDERIEKISWLESLIITVRAIDENSKAAIECTLLTNFTVRHSKKIICRKLGLSLFDHKLHLAITPEVLQVMSFEFRPISSYGVSDNSIIYVKRKSCTQDSVKICS
- the TMA20 gene encoding translation machinery-associated protein 20 (similar to Saccharomyces cerevisiae TMA20 (YER007C-A); ancestral locus Anc_7.152), which codes for MFRKFTKDDVHSRSKVKSSIQRTLKTKLVNQYPQLEEVIDELIPKKSQIELIKCEDKIQLYAVDGEVLFFQKFDELIPTLKLVHKFPAAYPTVQVDRGAIKFVLSGANIMCPGLTSPGAALPDAPGFEEESIVVINAENKDSALAIGKLMMSTEEIKSVNKGHGVEMIHHLGDPLWTFNVE